The following proteins are co-located in the Cryptococcus neoformans var. grubii H99 chromosome 1, complete sequence genome:
- a CDS encoding alcohol dehydrogenase, with translation MKAFQITELVHPSKINVSQIEPPKPDAGKGEVLVDVHAAALNFFDILQSQGKYQTKPPLPFTLGAELAGTISKSSPIPPGCPYKPGDRVFGITQGAFAEQAVAEWKRLLPVPKNLSLAEASTVPLTATTSYLAIVNRAQAKAGEWVLVHGAAGGVGIAACQIAKSLGCKVIAAASSDAKRQFCKDHGRVDEVVDYTKEGWQNKVKTMTDGKGVDIVFDPVGMIAPSLKCVNFNARILVVGFAGGTIENIPANLLLLKQASAVGVYWGATELREPETAKQISSSVLKLLSTGDIRPIVHSTPYKGIEGVVQGLKDIEERKVWGKGVVVIREEETKAKL, from the exons ATGAAGGCCTTCCAAATAACCGAGCTTGTTCATCCGAGCAAGATCAATGT ATCTCAAATAGAACCACCTAAACCTGATGCTGGAAAAGGGGAGGTATTGGTTGACGTTCATGCAGCTGCCTTGAACTTCTTCGA TATCCTGCAATCTCAAGGCAAATATCAGA CTAAACCGCCTTTACCGTTTACCTTGGGCGCAGAGCTTGCAGGAACGATCTCCAAGTCCTCGCCCATTCCACCGGGATGTCCTTACAAGCCAGGAG ATCGGGTATTTGGTATAACCCAAGGAGCCTTCGCAGAGCAAGCTGTTGCCGAGTGGAAGAGGCTGCTGCCAGTTCCCAAGAATCTTTCGCTTGCAGAGGCGTCCACAGTACCATT GACGGCAACGACGAGCTACCTTGCAATTGTCAATCGAGCCCAAGCCAAAGCAG GCGAATGGGTTTTGGTACATGGTGCCGCCGGCGGCGTCGGCATAGCTGCTTGTCAGATTGCCAAAT CTTTGGGATGCAAGGTCATagctgctgcttcttcagatGCCAAGCGACAGTTCTGCAAAGATCATGGAAGGGTGGATGAGGTGGTGGACTATACTAAAGAAGGTTGGCAA AACAAAGTCAAAACGATGACCGACGGCAAAGGGGTGGATATCGTATTTGACCCAGTTGGTATGATTGCACCCAGCCTGAAATGCGTAAACTTCAATGCTAGGATACTCGTCGTCGGCTTTGCCGGTGGGACTATCGAAAAT ATCCCCGCCAATCTGCTTCTTCTAAAACAGGCCAGTGCCGTCGGCGTCTACTGGGGCGCCACTGAAC TGCGCGAACCCGAAACTGCCAAACAGATAAGCTCCTCTGTCCTCAAACTCCTCTCCACAGGCGACATCCGTCCCATCGTTCATTCAACGCCTTACAAGGGTATTGAGGGCGTTGTCCAAGGTTTGAAGGATAtcgaagagagaaaggtATGGGGTAAAGGGGTTGTCGTCATTCGTGAGGAAGAGACCAAAGCGAAGCTTTAA
- a CDS encoding cyclophilin — protein MNKTTDQAASSNLNKKSSVYVSGFAPEVDEEQLLQAFVTFGDIIEIKIPHEPHDPKKHRGYAFITFSSAADAQEAIDNYDLNQLPGYQGSGRFLKCSLAQPSKYVDESGRNDRAIWETEEWKAEHGERPEDGQEATE, from the exons ATGAACAAGACCACAGATCAGGCAGCGTCCTCAAATCTCAACAAGAAGTCCTCAGTTTACGTCTCAGGCTTTGCTCCAGAGGTCGACGAAGAGCAACTCTTACAAGCCTTTGTTACTTTTGGAGATATCATCGAGATTAAGATTCCTCATGAGCCTCATGACC CTAAAAAGCACCGCGGTTACGCGTTCATAACCTTTTCCTCCGCTGCCGATGCTCAAGAAGCTATTGACAATTATGATCTCAATCAATTACCGGGGTATCAAGGAAGCGGTAGATTCTTGAAATGCAGCTTGGCTCAGCCTAGCAAGTATGTGGATGAGAGTGGAAGGAACGATCGAGCAA TTTGGGAGACAGAGGAATGGAAAGCAGAACATGGAGAACGGCCAGAAGACGGACAGGAAGCTACCGAATAA
- a CDS encoding ubiquitin-activating enzyme E1 produces the protein MAAPMQVDEAVPGDSIDEGLYSRQLYVLGHEAMKKMATSNVLIVGMKGLGVEIAKNVALAGVKTVTIYDPSAVEIADLGTQFFLREEDIGRPRAEVTAPRLAELNSYVPIKILPGAGEITPEMVEPYQVVVLTNATVRKQVEIDEYCRQKGIYFIAADVRGLFGSVFNDFGKDFACVDPTGESPLSGMIVEIDEDEDAIVTCLDETRHGLEDGDFVTFSEIKGMEGLNGCEPRKISVKGPYTFSIGDTRGLGKYKSGGLFTQVKMPKILQFKTLKESLTNPEFFITDFAKWDRPAVLHVGFQALSAFYEKAGRLPRPRNAADAQQVISLAKEIHSAAGGEDVLDEKVLTELSYQATGDLSPMVAVIGGFVAQEVLKACSAKFHPMQQSMYFDSLESLPASLPSEADVQPLGSRYDGQIAVFGTAFQEKISNTREFLVGSGAIGCEMLKNWSMMGLATGPNGIIHVTDLDTIEKSNLNRQFLFRAKDVGKFKAESAAAAVADMNPNLKGKIIAHDDRVGPETENVYGDEFFANIDGVTNALDNVSARQYMDRRCVFYRKPLLESGTLGTKANTQVVVPHLTESYSSSQDPPEKSIPSCTVKNFPNAIEHTIQWAREAFDSFFVNPPTTVNLYLSQPDFVETTLKSSGQHHEQLKQIEKYLVKERPMSFEECIMWARLQYENNYVNEIKQLLFNLPKDQVNANGTPFWSGPKRAPAALAFNIDDPLDMEYLIAAANLHAFNYGLKGERDPALFRKVVESMNIPEFTPKSGVKIQINENEPVDNNGNDDEDDIEAIVSSLPPPASLAGFRLQPVDFEKDDDSNHHIDFITAASNLRARNYGITLADRHKTKLIAGKIIPAIATTTALAVGLVCLELYKLIDGKNKLEDYKNGFVNLALPFFGFSEPIAAAKQKYGETEWTLWDRFEIEANPTLQQFLDWFQENHKLEVQMVSQGVSMLWSSFVPSKKAADRMTMRMSELVEHVGKKPIPPHVKNLLVEVMVNDENDEDVEVPYVLVHI, from the exons ATGGCAGCTCCTATGCAAGTTGACGAAGCCGTCCCTGGCGACTCTA TTGATG AGGGCTTGTACTCTCGTCAACT CTATGTGTTGGGTCATGAAG cgatgaagaagatggctACTTCCAACGTTCTTATCGTTGGCATGAAGGGTCTGGGTGTTGAGATTG CCAAGAACGTTGCCTTGGCGGGTGTCAAGACTGTCACCATCTACGACCCGTCTGCAGTAGAAATCGCGGATCTCGGTACccaattcttccttcgtGAAGAGGACATTGGTCGACCTCGAGCTGAAGTCACCGCTCCTCGACTTGCCGAACTCAACTCTTACGTCCCTATCAAGATTCTTCCTGGAGCAGGCGAAATCACACCAGAAATGGTCGAGCCTTACCAGGTCGTCGTTCTCACCAACGCCACTGTCAGGAAGCAAGTTGAGATCGACGAGTACTGTAGGCAAAAAGGGATCTACTTTATCGCAGCGGATGTGAGGGGTTTATTCGGTAGCGTGTTCAATGACTTTGGCAAGGATTTCGCTTGTGTCGACCCTACAGGAGAGAGCCCTCTAAGCGGAATGATTGTTGAGATTGACGAG GATGAGGACGCTATTGTTACCTGCCTTGACGAAACGCGACATGGACTTGAAGACGGCGACTTTGTCACTTTCTCTGAGATCAAGGGTATGGAGGGTTTGAACGGCTGTGAGCCCAGAAAGATCTCTGTCAAGG GTCCTTacaccttctccatcgGCGACACCCGTGGGTTGGGCAAGTACAAATCTGGCGGTCTCTTCACCCAAGTGAAGATGCCCAAGATTCTTCAATTT AAAACTCTTAAAGAGTCGCTCACTAACCCCGAATTTTTCATTACTGATTTTGCCAAGTGGGACCGACCCGCCGTCTTGCACGTCGGTTTCCAGGCTCTTTCTGCATTTTACGAAAAGGCTGGCCGTCTTCCTCGACCTCGTAACGCCGCCGACGCTCAGCAAGTCATATCTCTCGCCAAGGAGATCCattctgctgctggaggCGAAGACGTCCTTGACGAGAAGGTTCTCACCGAACTTTCTTACCAGGCTACCGGTGATCTTTCCCCTATGGTTGCCGTCATTGGTGGTTTCGTCGCTCAAGAAGTCCTCAAGGCTTGTTCCGCCAAATTTCACCCCATGCAACAAAGCATGTACTTTGACTCACTCGAGTCTCTCCCCGCTAGCCTTCCTTCCGAGGCTGACGTCCAGCCTCTTGGATCTCGATACGATGGGCAAATCGCCGTCTTCGGTACGGCCTTCCAGGAAAAGATTTCCAACACTCGCGAGTTCCTTGTCGGTTCGGGTGCTATCGGTTGTGAAATGTTGAAAAATTGGAGCATGATGGGTCTCGCCACTGGTCCCAACGGTATCATTCATGTTACCGACCTTGACACCATTGAAAAGAGTAACTTGAACCGACAGTTCTTGTTCAGAGCCAAGGATGTTGGCAAGTTCAAGGCTGAAAGTGCGGCCGCTGCCGTTGCGGACATGAACCCCAATTTGAAGGGCAAGATCATTGCTCACGATGACAGGGTCGGCCCTGAGACTGAAA ATGTCTATGGTGACGAATTCTTCGCCAACATCGATGGCGTCACCAATGCCCTCGATAACGTGTCTGCTCGTCAGTACATGGACCGACGATGTGTGTTCTATCGCAAGCCTCTTCTCGAATCCGGTACCCTTGGTACCAAGGCCAATACTCAGGTCGTTGTTCCTCATCTCACCGAGtcatattcttcttcccaggACCCTCCCGAAAAGTCTATTCCCTCTTGTACTGTCAAGAACTTCCCCAATGCCATTGAGCACACCATCCAATGGGCCCGAGAAGCATTCGAttccttctttgtcaaTCCTCCTACCACTGTCAATCTTTACCTTTCTCAACCGGATTTTGTCGAGACAACCCTCAAGTCTTCTGGTCAGCACCATGAGCAGCTCAAACAGATTGAGAAATACCTTGTCAAGGAGAGGCCTATGTCTTTCGAGGAGTGTATCATGTGGGCCAGGTTACAATACGAGAACAACTATGTAAACGAGATCAAGCAGTTGTTATTCAACTTGCCCAAGGACCAAGTTAACGCCAACGGCACTCCCTTCTGGTCTGGACCCAAAAGGGCTCCCGCCGCTCTTGCTTTCAACATTGACGAC CCCCTTGATATGGAGTATCTCATTGCCGCTGCCAACCTCCACGCTTTCAACTACGGCCTCAAAGGCGAGCGAGACCCTGCCTTATTCCGAAAGGTGGTCGAATCCATGAACATCCCCGAGTTTACTCCTAAGAGCGGCGTCAAGATCCAGATCAACGAAAATGAACCTGTTGACAACAACGGTAACGATG atgaagatgacatCGAAGCTAttgtttcttctcttccccctcctgCTTCTCTCGCCGGTTTCCGACTTCAACCCGTTGActtcgagaaggatgatgattcTAACCATCACATTGACTTCATCACCGCCGCTTCCAACTTGCGTGCCCGTAACTATGGCATCACCCTTGCCGACAGGCATAAGACCAAACTCATTGCGGGCAAGATTATCCCTGCCATCGCTACTACCACTGCTCTCGCTGTCGGTTTGGTTTGCTTGGAACTTTACAAGTTGATTGACGGCAAGAACAAGCTTGAGGACTACAAGAACGGTTTCGTGAATTTGgctttgcccttcttcGGTTTCTCTGAGCCTATTGCAGCGGCGAAGCAGAAGTATGGCGAGACTGAGTGGACTTTGTGGGACAGGTTTGAGATTGAGGCCAATCCTACGTTGCAGCAATTCCTGGATTGGTTCCAGGAGAACCACAAGTTGGAAGTACAGATGGTTTCTCAGGGTGTTTCCATGCTGTGGTCCTCTTTCGTCCCTTCTAAAAAG GCTGCCGACCGAATGACCATGCGCATGAGCGAGCTTGTCGAACATGTCGGCAAGAAGCCAATCCCTCCTCATGTCAAGAACCTATTGGTGGAGGTTATGGTtaatgatgagaatgaCGAGGATGTCGAGGTACCTTATGTGTTGGTGCACATCTAA